In Listeria cossartiae subsp. cossartiae, one genomic interval encodes:
- a CDS encoding blue-light photoreceptor translates to MTAYPKFDVILKALNLSSVGVIITDPEQQDNPIIFVNNGFENITGYAKEEALGSNCHFLQGDDTDKEEVAKIRQAINQKSTANVLLKNYRKDGTSFMNELTIEPIYDDNEHLYFVGIQKDVTNEHDYQLELEKSLREIEKLSTPIVPIKENICVLPLIGSLTHDRFQHMSEYVSEYMDHGKEDYLIMDLSGLADFNEDAVMNLVKFHGFMKLTGVELIITGISPKFAMTLIRYEESLASLTTYSTIKEALQFY, encoded by the coding sequence ATGACCGCTTATCCAAAATTCGATGTTATTTTAAAAGCATTAAATTTGTCTAGCGTAGGAGTAATTATTACAGATCCTGAGCAACAAGATAATCCAATCATTTTTGTGAACAACGGGTTTGAAAATATTACTGGTTATGCGAAAGAAGAAGCTCTTGGCTCTAATTGTCACTTTTTGCAAGGAGATGATACCGACAAAGAAGAGGTTGCAAAAATCCGTCAAGCCATAAACCAAAAATCAACTGCGAATGTTTTACTAAAAAATTACCGAAAAGATGGCACTTCTTTTATGAATGAACTTACGATTGAACCGATTTACGATGATAATGAGCATTTGTATTTTGTCGGCATTCAAAAAGATGTGACGAACGAACACGACTATCAACTGGAACTCGAAAAATCGTTACGCGAAATTGAGAAACTGTCCACGCCGATTGTCCCGATTAAAGAAAATATTTGTGTATTGCCACTGATTGGCTCTTTAACGCATGACCGTTTCCAGCATATGTCGGAATATGTGAGCGAGTATATGGATCACGGCAAAGAAGATTATTTAATCATGGATCTTTCTGGGCTAGCTGACTTTAATGAAGATGCCGTGATGAACCTCGTGAAGTTCCATGGATTTATGAAATTAACTGGTGTAGAGCTAATTATTACTGGAATTTCGCCTAAATTTGCCATGACTTTAATTCGCTACGAAGAAAGTCTAGCCAGCCTAACTACTTACAGCACTATCAAAGAAGCATTACAATTTTACTAA
- a CDS encoding iron-sulfur cluster biosynthesis family protein: MYITFTDSAKDRLRALRSNLEGQLHLYYDTEGCSCENSGIFTLRLVDGKTAEDDEIESNIGPVLIKRWTEIFLEEALIIDYDDTQKTLMLKSDGQYYNRNLLLVTNQDEVVSCPVTL; the protein is encoded by the coding sequence ATGTATATAACATTTACAGATAGCGCCAAGGATCGGCTTCGAGCACTACGGTCGAATTTAGAAGGACAATTGCATTTGTATTATGATACAGAAGGCTGTTCTTGTGAAAATAGTGGTATTTTTACACTTCGATTGGTAGATGGGAAAACTGCAGAGGACGATGAAATTGAATCCAACATTGGTCCAGTGCTGATTAAACGTTGGACGGAAATTTTTTTAGAAGAAGCGTTGATTATTGATTATGATGACACGCAAAAAACGCTTATGTTAAAAAGTGACGGCCAGTATTATAATCGCAATTTACTACTTGTGACGAATCAAGATGAGGTCGTTAGCTGCCCAGTAACTTTATAA
- a CDS encoding GTP pyrophosphokinase, translated as MEQPSVDELKNWRNVMLLHRFALEEVNTKLKILNEEFQFIHDYNPMEHLKSRVKSLESIGAKLEKKQVDITPENALKYVHDIAGIRITCSFVSDIFRIHEMLAGQSDITIKRVKDYVTNPKPNGYRSLHLLCEVPVFLTNRSEKMTVEIQIRTVAMDFWASLEHKIYYKYQQEAPEELVNELQDAARIITHLDEKMKNLNDQIDKYKKEKEK; from the coding sequence ATGGAACAACCATCAGTTGATGAACTGAAAAACTGGCGAAATGTTATGCTGCTTCACCGTTTTGCACTGGAAGAAGTAAACACGAAGCTTAAAATATTGAATGAAGAATTTCAATTTATTCATGACTATAATCCGATGGAACATTTGAAGTCACGTGTAAAGTCGCTGGAGAGTATTGGAGCAAAATTAGAAAAGAAGCAGGTTGATATTACCCCGGAAAACGCGCTCAAATATGTACATGATATTGCTGGAATTCGGATTACTTGTTCCTTTGTATCAGATATTTTTAGAATTCACGAAATGCTTGCCGGGCAAAGCGACATAACGATTAAACGTGTAAAGGATTATGTGACTAACCCGAAACCGAATGGCTATCGGAGTTTGCATTTACTTTGCGAAGTACCAGTTTTCCTGACAAATCGTTCTGAGAAAATGACCGTGGAAATTCAAATTCGGACAGTTGCAATGGATTTTTGGGCGAGCTTGGAGCATAAAATTTACTACAAATATCAACAAGAAGCACCTGAGGAACTAGTGAACGAATTGCAAGATGCCGCACGAATCATCACCCATTTAGATGAGAAAATGAAAAACTTAAATGATCAAATTGACAAGTATAAAAAAGAGAAAGAAAAGTAA
- a CDS encoding Na+/H+ antiporter: MEIFLYVLALLVAIFISNLLNRFVPFVSVPLIQIGLGVIIAIMPITFDLQLNPELFLVMFIAPLLFNDGRQTDKAALWGMRMPILVLALGLVFATVVVIGYFVHWMIPTIPLAAAFALAAALAPTDAVAVSSLSGRINLPKRIMNLLEGEALINDASGLVAFQFAIAAMVTGVFSLMDASISFFVIAIGGILVGLALSWLKFRLLKWVRGLGMEDVTFHMLIQILTPFIIYLVAEEFHVSGILAVVAAGIMHSMEQKKMDPQLVKLNVVSQSTWSVIIFVLNGLVFLLLGTQLPAITEVVWNDSGSSNLQVMAYILSITAALILLRFLWVYISWSIGAKQRQKQKKKTQFPKIRPVILTSLSGVRGAVTLASALAIPFFLDDGSLFPQRSLIIFIASGVILCTLVIATFILPLLAKSEEVTTEDERAEIATRIRILRNVIRELKEQTLPETKAATDEVIEDYRRRIYDLQQNNNSNRGMDERERAKRLEIIQWERENTQKMTDEGLIVATDSYRYQHYLNMMEQAIKQRFRTKLKTAWMFLYRLIMLVIHPKKWGRITHKVKKGISKDSERFQAIRKLREENEILIISKLKEQLTDENANIIGPLITEHTMFLERVRKEHSPRGKRAKFEQKKREVQVVAFQLERDIIQNMFEKGGISRDLARELRQNLNMIETYLYDDFIE, encoded by the coding sequence TTGGAGATATTTTTATATGTTTTAGCATTACTTGTTGCGATTTTTATTTCTAATTTATTAAACCGATTTGTGCCCTTTGTATCCGTACCGCTGATTCAAATTGGCCTAGGTGTGATTATCGCGATTATGCCGATTACATTTGATTTACAACTGAATCCGGAACTTTTTCTTGTGATGTTTATTGCACCTTTATTATTTAATGATGGAAGACAGACGGATAAAGCAGCACTTTGGGGAATGCGAATGCCGATTTTGGTTCTCGCGCTTGGCCTTGTGTTTGCAACGGTTGTTGTGATTGGGTATTTTGTCCATTGGATGATTCCAACGATTCCACTCGCGGCGGCGTTTGCTCTTGCAGCAGCTCTTGCGCCAACTGATGCTGTGGCAGTGAGTTCACTTTCCGGACGAATAAACTTGCCAAAACGAATTATGAATTTGCTCGAAGGAGAAGCGCTTATTAATGATGCTTCTGGTTTAGTTGCGTTCCAATTTGCCATTGCTGCAATGGTTACTGGTGTTTTCAGTCTAATGGATGCGAGCATTAGCTTTTTTGTAATTGCGATTGGTGGGATTTTAGTCGGTTTAGCACTTAGTTGGTTGAAATTTAGACTTTTAAAATGGGTTCGTGGCTTAGGGATGGAAGACGTCACATTCCATATGTTAATCCAAATTTTAACGCCATTTATTATTTACTTAGTTGCTGAAGAATTTCATGTTTCGGGGATTTTGGCGGTAGTTGCGGCTGGGATTATGCACTCAATGGAACAAAAGAAAATGGATCCGCAATTGGTGAAATTAAATGTTGTTTCGCAAAGCACATGGTCGGTAATTATTTTTGTATTAAATGGGTTAGTTTTTTTACTGCTAGGTACGCAACTTCCTGCGATTACAGAAGTCGTATGGAATGATTCCGGCAGCAGCAATTTACAAGTAATGGCTTATATTTTATCGATAACGGCTGCGCTGATTTTACTACGTTTTCTGTGGGTGTATATTTCATGGAGTATTGGGGCGAAACAGCGACAGAAGCAAAAGAAAAAGACACAATTTCCGAAGATTAGACCAGTGATTTTAACGTCACTTTCTGGTGTTCGTGGGGCAGTTACGCTTGCCAGTGCGCTTGCGATCCCGTTTTTCTTAGATGATGGCTCACTATTCCCGCAACGCTCACTGATTATTTTCATCGCATCAGGTGTCATTCTTTGCACGCTTGTTATTGCGACGTTCATTTTACCGTTACTTGCCAAAAGTGAAGAAGTGACAACGGAAGATGAACGAGCTGAAATTGCAACGCGGATTCGAATCCTGAGAAACGTGATTAGAGAATTAAAAGAACAGACATTACCAGAAACAAAAGCGGCAACGGATGAAGTAATTGAAGATTATCGCAGAAGGATTTATGATTTACAGCAAAATAATAATTCAAATCGAGGCATGGACGAAAGAGAACGCGCCAAACGATTAGAAATTATCCAATGGGAACGCGAAAATACGCAAAAAATGACCGATGAAGGGCTCATTGTTGCAACCGATAGCTATCGTTACCAACACTATCTTAATATGATGGAACAAGCGATTAAACAGCGCTTCCGAACAAAATTAAAAACAGCGTGGATGTTCCTTTATCGTCTAATAATGCTTGTCATCCACCCGAAAAAATGGGGCAGAATAACCCATAAAGTGAAAAAAGGTATTTCTAAAGATAGCGAACGATTCCAAGCGATTCGCAAACTAAGAGAAGAAAACGAAATACTAATTATTTCTAAACTTAAAGAACAGTTAACAGATGAAAATGCCAATATTATTGGGCCACTAATTACCGAACATACGATGTTTTTGGAGCGGGTTAGAAAAGAACATAGTCCGCGAGGCAAACGCGCGAAATTCGAACAGAAAAAACGCGAAGTCCAAGTGGTAGCTTTCCAATTAGAACGCGATATTATTCAAAATATGTTTGAAAAAGGCGGAATTTCCAGAGACTTAGCCCGAGAACTACGCCAAAATTTAAATATGATAGAAACGTATTTATATGATGATTTTATCGAATAA
- a CDS encoding isoleucine--tRNA ligase yields MKSYSFFKYNMNIKTFFTFVVGLAIIGVGFYILATFESLRIWPFIGIYVVLSLCIICVNTTYFNGTVSINNRALFYKRGFVDKKYPFSQYMLECDTKLHGRTISFLPYYTISILHLETGKEQKIKLRNAAIVLNNGRKNFHLEIEKLAEDLKKIPS; encoded by the coding sequence ATGAAAAGCTATTCTTTCTTCAAATATAATATGAATATCAAAACATTTTTTACATTCGTTGTTGGCTTGGCTATTATCGGCGTTGGATTTTACATTCTTGCTACTTTTGAGTCGTTGCGCATTTGGCCATTTATCGGTATTTATGTTGTCTTGAGCCTATGTATTATCTGTGTCAACACCACTTATTTTAATGGAACTGTTTCTATTAATAATCGCGCGCTTTTTTATAAAAGAGGATTTGTGGATAAAAAGTACCCTTTTAGCCAATATATGCTCGAATGTGATACGAAATTGCACGGTCGGACGATTTCGTTTCTGCCCTATTACACAATAAGCATTCTCCATTTAGAAACTGGCAAAGAGCAAAAAATTAAGCTTCGTAATGCGGCCATCGTTTTAAATAATGGTAGAAAAAATTTCCATTTAGAAATAGAGAAGCTTGCTGAAGATTTGAAAAAAATTCCATCCTAA